Part of the Elusimicrobiota bacterium genome, ACCCCCCGTGTCCACCAAGTCGTCTATAATAAGGGTGACCTTCCCTTTGACATCGCCGACCACATGCATGACGTTTGCCTCCCGAGGGGAAATACGTCGTTTGTCAATGATGGCCAGACCCGAATCCAGGCGTTTGGCAAACGCCCGGGCCCGTTCCACGCCTCCCGCATCGGGAGAAACAACCACCAAATTTCCCGCGGGGATTTTTTTCTTCTGGAAGTGTCCCACCAAAACAGGGTTCGCGTAGAGATGGTCCACTGGGATATCAAAAAATCCTTGAATCTGTCCCGCGTGCAAATCCATGGTGAGAACGCGATCAATCCCCGCGGCACGAATAATATTGGACACCAGTTTCGCCGAAATAGGAACGCGGGGTTCGGCTTTTCTGTCCTGGCGGCCGTATCCGAAATAGGGCATCACCGCCGTAATGCGCCAGGCCGAGGCGCGACGAAGGGCGTCCACCATCAACAAGAGTTCCATCAAGTTATCGTTGGCCGGATAGCTGGTGGGCTGAATGACAAAACAATCGGCGCCCCGCACATTTTCCGTAATTTTAACTTCCACCTCCCCATCCGGGAAACGACCCACGCTCGCTTCGCCTATGGTCGTTTTTAAAACTTTAGCGATTTCCTTCGCCAGCGCCGGGTGAGCGTTACCAGAAAAAAGTTTCAATGGAGCCACCATACGAATTCCCTCTTTTTTAGCCATGTTTTTGTCCCGTTTTCTCCGCCCGTCTTTTTTTGGCCCAGCCGCGTTTGATCACGGCGGGGGCCCGTTCCAGCGCCAACGAATGGGCGGGAACATTGTGCGTGAGGGTCGACCCCGCACCCACCACAGCCCCCGCACCCACACGAACCGGCGCGACCAAATTCACGTTCGACCCAAGGAAAGCCCCAGGCCCGACGGTTGTCGTGTGCTTCTTAAATCCATCGTAATTGCAGGTGATGACCCCCGCACCCACATTGACCTGGGCTCCCACGGTGGCGTCCCCCACATAACTCAAGTGATTGACCTTTACGCCA contains:
- a CDS encoding ribose-phosphate pyrophosphokinase, whose protein sequence is MAPLKLFSGNAHPALAKEIAKVLKTTIGEASVGRFPDGEVEVKITENVRGADCFVIQPTSYPANDNLMELLLMVDALRRASAWRITAVMPYFGYGRQDRKAEPRVPISAKLVSNIIRAAGIDRVLTMDLHAGQIQGFFDIPVDHLYANPVLVGHFQKKKIPAGNLVVVSPDAGGVERARAFAKRLDSGLAIIDKRRISPREANVMHVVGDVKGKVTLIIDDLVDTGGTLAKAAQALVDAGATRVLAAAAHGVLAGPAIDRLNASPVEELAITNSIPLNHKDARKIRVLSVAPLLAEAIQRIHVERSISELFV